The Thermanaerovibrio acidaminovorans DSM 6589 genome contains a region encoding:
- a CDS encoding TIGR03960 family B12-binding radical SAM protein: protein MHFTDMDDPRWPLWASVKRPSRYVGGEYGLLPPKEGDVVRVCLAFPDVYEVGMSYLGFQIFYQLLKENPLSDVERAYCPWVDMEAAMRGQGMPLGSLDTGRPLKEFDAVAFTLQYELSYTNVLTMLDLGGVPLRSSHRGDGDPLVLAGGPGALVAEPLAEHVDAFLIGDGEVLWPPVVEALHATRGMDRERRLSALSRLEGVYVPSLWEGQTIRRQILRHLDRGFIPRRMIVPSCGIVHDRVAVQVFRGCTRGCRYCQAGMIDRPVRERSAESVARQVRELLDFTGWEEVGFLSLATCDWTQLDRVIQELRPLLSERGIKLSLPSLRMDAFSVQLASSLETMRKGGLTFAPEAGTQRLRDVINKGVTDQDVDTAVRSAFEHGWDRLKLYFMMGLPTETREDLEGIGEICRRVLKIGRSMGKRPELAVSLSGFVPKAHTPFQWEAQASMEELRERGRLVKSLLSRERAVKLSYHEPAQTFLEGVFSRGDRRLGPVLEEAWHLGARFDGWTETFNLDNWLEAFHRCGVDPGAYTAARRVDEPLPWSHIDPGVSIQFLRMERERALGGARTRDCREGGCNLCGFHLRSCPMIESARGGEGHGG from the coding sequence ATGCATTTCACCGATATGGACGATCCCCGATGGCCCCTTTGGGCATCGGTCAAGCGCCCCTCCCGCTACGTGGGAGGGGAATACGGTCTTTTGCCCCCCAAGGAGGGGGACGTGGTCCGGGTCTGTCTCGCCTTCCCGGACGTCTACGAGGTGGGGATGAGCTACCTGGGGTTCCAGATCTTCTACCAGTTGCTCAAGGAGAACCCCCTATCGGACGTGGAGAGGGCCTACTGTCCGTGGGTTGACATGGAGGCCGCCATGAGGGGCCAGGGCATGCCCCTGGGGTCCCTGGACACCGGACGCCCGCTCAAGGAGTTCGACGCGGTGGCCTTCACCCTCCAGTACGAGCTTTCGTACACCAACGTGCTCACCATGCTGGACCTGGGGGGCGTGCCATTGAGGTCCTCCCACCGGGGTGATGGGGACCCGCTGGTGTTGGCCGGCGGCCCCGGCGCCCTTGTGGCGGAGCCGTTGGCGGAGCACGTGGACGCGTTCCTCATAGGGGACGGGGAGGTCCTGTGGCCCCCGGTGGTGGAGGCCCTGCACGCCACCCGGGGTATGGACCGAGAGCGGCGCCTCTCCGCCCTCTCCAGGCTTGAGGGGGTCTACGTGCCCTCCCTCTGGGAGGGGCAGACGATCCGGCGGCAGATCCTCCGCCACCTGGACCGGGGCTTCATCCCCCGTAGGATGATCGTCCCCTCATGCGGGATAGTTCACGATCGGGTGGCGGTCCAGGTATTCCGGGGCTGCACCCGGGGGTGCCGCTACTGTCAGGCGGGGATGATCGATCGGCCCGTGAGGGAGCGCAGCGCCGAATCGGTGGCCCGGCAGGTGAGGGAGCTACTGGACTTCACCGGCTGGGAGGAGGTGGGGTTCCTGTCCCTGGCCACCTGTGACTGGACCCAGCTGGACCGGGTCATCCAGGAGTTGAGGCCCCTTCTCTCTGAGAGGGGGATCAAGCTGAGCCTCCCAAGCCTCAGAATGGATGCCTTCTCGGTCCAACTGGCCTCATCGCTGGAGACCATGCGCAAGGGGGGGCTTACCTTTGCCCCCGAGGCGGGGACCCAGAGGCTCCGGGACGTGATAAACAAGGGGGTCACTGACCAGGACGTGGACACCGCGGTCCGGTCCGCCTTCGAGCACGGATGGGACAGGCTCAAGCTCTACTTCATGATGGGGCTCCCCACCGAGACCCGGGAGGACCTGGAGGGCATAGGGGAGATATGTCGCCGGGTCCTCAAGATAGGCCGCTCCATGGGCAAGAGGCCGGAGCTGGCGGTCTCCCTGTCGGGTTTCGTCCCCAAGGCCCACACCCCCTTCCAGTGGGAGGCCCAGGCCTCCATGGAGGAGCTAAGGGAGAGGGGGCGGCTCGTGAAGTCCCTCCTCTCCCGGGAGAGGGCGGTCAAGCTGTCCTACCACGAGCCCGCCCAGACCTTCCTGGAGGGGGTCTTCTCCCGGGGGGACCGGCGTCTCGGGCCCGTGTTGGAGGAGGCGTGGCACCTGGGGGCCCGGTTCGACGGGTGGACCGAGACGTTCAACCTGGACAACTGGCTAGAGGCCTTCCACCGGTGCGGGGTGGACCCGGGGGCCTACACCGCCGCCAGGAGGGTGGATGAACCCCTCCCCTGGTCCCACATAGACCCGGGGGTGAGCATCCAGTTCCTCAGGATGGAGCGGGAGAGGGCCCTCGGGGGAGCCAGGACCCGGGACTGCCGGGAGGGGGGCTGCAACCTGTGCGGCTTCCACCTCAGGTCCTGTCCCATGATCGAGTCCGCCAGGGGGGGTGAGGGTCATGGGGGCTGA
- the rodA gene encoding rod shape-determining protein RodA, giving the protein MSLKSPSWNEIRSTLDRPLGLITGALFSLGMVALLSASTGVYKANYSFPIRQALWGMVGFAGYIWVIKVGYRRILEMSERIYGASLLLLFLVLVMGHTAKGAQSWFNLGPVRLQPSELGKLALGVFMARHLCRFPPEDLRSIGMALGLSGLSLALLMLQPDLGSALVYCAMIGAGLWAAGIGSRYMGGLVTLGLMALPVAWGFLKPYQRMRLLVFIDPKVDPLGAGYNVIQSRIAVGSGGLFGKGFMGGTQGRLHFLPEPHTDFIFSVFAEEFGFVGGVAAVLLFVALIWRIFQIAFEARDLRAKVLCSMLGAWMFFQTFESIAMSMGLAPVTGLPLPLFSYGGSSLVAEMLALGLVQSVAVESRRERFDLPGS; this is encoded by the coding sequence ATGTCCCTGAAATCCCCCTCCTGGAACGAGATAAGATCCACCCTGGACAGGCCCCTTGGGCTGATCACCGGGGCCCTCTTCTCCCTGGGTATGGTGGCCCTGCTCAGCGCCTCCACCGGGGTCTACAAGGCCAACTACTCCTTTCCCATAAGGCAGGCCCTTTGGGGGATGGTGGGCTTCGCCGGGTACATTTGGGTGATCAAGGTGGGCTACCGGAGGATCCTGGAGATGTCCGAGAGGATCTACGGGGCCTCCCTCCTGTTGCTGTTCTTGGTGCTGGTGATGGGTCACACCGCCAAGGGGGCCCAGAGCTGGTTCAACCTGGGGCCCGTCAGGCTTCAGCCCTCGGAGCTGGGCAAGCTGGCCCTTGGGGTCTTCATGGCCCGGCACCTGTGCAGGTTCCCCCCGGAGGACCTTAGGTCCATAGGGATGGCCCTGGGGCTCTCGGGGCTTTCGCTGGCGCTCCTGATGCTTCAGCCGGACCTGGGTAGCGCCCTGGTCTACTGCGCCATGATAGGGGCGGGGCTGTGGGCCGCCGGTATAGGTTCCCGGTACATGGGGGGGCTTGTGACATTGGGGCTGATGGCCCTACCGGTGGCCTGGGGGTTCCTCAAGCCCTACCAGAGGATGAGGCTCCTGGTGTTCATAGACCCCAAGGTGGACCCCCTGGGGGCGGGCTACAACGTGATCCAATCCAGGATAGCGGTGGGATCCGGAGGGCTCTTCGGCAAGGGCTTCATGGGGGGCACCCAGGGCAGGCTCCACTTCCTGCCGGAGCCCCACACGGACTTCATCTTCAGTGTCTTCGCCGAGGAGTTCGGCTTCGTGGGGGGCGTGGCGGCGGTGCTCCTCTTCGTAGCCCTCATATGGCGGATATTCCAGATCGCCTTCGAGGCCAGGGACCTGCGGGCCAAGGTGCTCTGCTCCATGCTGGGGGCCTGGATGTTCTTCCAGACCTTCGAGAGCATCGCCATGAGCATGGGGCTGGCGCCGGTGACCGGCCTGCCCCTGCCGCTGTTCAGCTACGGGGGCAGCTCTCTGGTGGCGGAGATGCTGGCGTTGGGATTGGTGCAGAGCGTCGCGGTGGAGTCCAGGAGGGAGAGGTTCGACCTTCCCGGGTCGTGA
- the minE gene encoding cell division topological specificity factor MinE, giving the protein MGFIDRLFGGRSPSGSTAKERLQLVLIHDRSDISPEMMESLRKDLISVISKYMEIDEKKIELDLEREDRSVALVASIPVVNVRRCGRSGGSRCP; this is encoded by the coding sequence ATGGGCTTCATAGACAGGCTTTTCGGCGGCAGATCCCCCTCGGGCAGCACCGCCAAGGAGAGGCTGCAGCTGGTGCTGATCCACGACAGGAGCGACATCTCCCCGGAGATGATGGAGAGCCTCAGGAAGGACCTCATCTCGGTGATAAGCAAGTACATGGAGATAGACGAGAAGAAGATCGAGCTGGACCTGGAGCGGGAGGACCGGTCGGTGGCCCTGGTGGCCAGCATACCGGTGGTGAACGTGAGGCGCTGCGGCAGGTCCGGGGGGTCTAGATGTCCCTGA
- the minD gene encoding septum site-determining protein MinD: protein MGKVIVVTSGKGGVGKTTTTANLAVALAKRGRRVVAIDADIGLRNLDLVMGLENRIVYTLVDVVEGTCRLNQAMVRDKRVENLYMIPAAQTRTKDAVTAEQMEALCGELREAFDYVLVDSPAGIEAGFRNAAQGADEALVVTTPEVSAVRDADRIIGLLESMGKSPLRLVVNRIRTEMVKRRDMMSVDDVLEILAIDLIGVVPDDDSVVTSSNRGEPLTLGERSPAAQAFRDIALRLEGEEVPFAPLDDGEGKGILAKMKKIFLG, encoded by the coding sequence TTGGGTAAGGTCATAGTGGTGACCTCCGGCAAGGGTGGGGTGGGCAAGACCACCACCACCGCCAACCTGGCGGTGGCCCTGGCCAAGAGGGGACGTAGGGTGGTGGCCATCGACGCGGACATAGGCCTCAGGAACCTGGACCTGGTGATGGGGCTGGAGAACCGGATAGTTTACACCCTGGTGGACGTGGTGGAGGGTACCTGTCGGCTGAACCAGGCCATGGTGAGGGACAAGCGGGTGGAGAACCTGTACATGATCCCCGCCGCCCAGACCAGGACCAAGGACGCGGTGACGGCGGAACAGATGGAGGCCCTGTGCGGGGAGCTCCGGGAGGCGTTTGACTACGTGCTGGTGGACAGCCCGGCGGGCATAGAGGCGGGATTTAGGAACGCCGCCCAGGGGGCCGACGAGGCCCTGGTGGTGACCACCCCGGAGGTGTCGGCGGTGCGGGACGCGGACCGGATAATCGGCCTCTTGGAGTCCATGGGCAAGTCGCCCCTGAGGCTGGTGGTGAACCGCATAAGGACCGAGATGGTGAAGCGTAGGGACATGATGAGCGTGGATGACGTGCTGGAGATCCTGGCCATCGACCTGATCGGGGTGGTACCCGATGACGACTCGGTGGTGACCTCCTCCAACCGGGGGGAGCCCTTGACGCTGGGGGAGAGGTCCCCGGCGGCCCAGGCCTTCCGGGACATAGCCCTTAGGTTGGAGGGGGAGGAGGTGCCCTTCGCCCCCCTTGATGACGGGGAGGGCAAGGGGATACTGGCCAAGATGAAGAAGATCTTCCTGGGTTGA
- a CDS encoding septum site-determining protein MinC, whose translation MIQLKGNGGRLRCVIPDQIPDGELSQEVRRLAEEGEHILRGSELVVDFESRRVTLDLMCLIMRELVIPLELKVVAWKSIHRESLELLKSAGLPVEEVPARPRWEGLLPALRVRRSLRSGQRVEHRGDVIVEGNVNDGAEVVAEGHVVVLGRLQGLVHAGSGGDEEATVCARAFEAPQVRIGFKVGSMGREDPWWGKAVTVAVEDGAVVVSQWPSA comes from the coding sequence ATGATCCAGCTGAAGGGTAACGGAGGTCGCCTAAGGTGCGTCATCCCGGACCAGATCCCCGATGGGGAGCTGTCCCAGGAGGTCCGGCGCCTGGCGGAGGAGGGGGAGCACATACTGAGGGGCTCCGAGCTGGTGGTGGACTTCGAGTCCCGTCGGGTCACCTTGGACCTGATGTGCCTCATAATGAGGGAGCTGGTGATCCCCCTGGAGCTCAAGGTGGTGGCCTGGAAGTCGATTCACCGGGAGAGCCTCGAGCTGCTCAAGTCCGCGGGGCTGCCGGTGGAGGAGGTCCCCGCCAGGCCCCGGTGGGAGGGGCTGTTGCCCGCCTTGAGGGTTCGGAGGTCCTTGAGGTCCGGGCAGCGGGTGGAGCACCGGGGGGACGTGATCGTGGAGGGCAACGTGAACGACGGGGCCGAGGTGGTGGCGGAGGGGCACGTGGTGGTCCTGGGGCGCCTGCAGGGGCTGGTGCACGCGGGCTCCGGCGGCGACGAGGAGGCCACCGTGTGCGCCCGGGCCTTCGAGGCCCCCCAGGTGAGGATCGGCTTCAAGGTGGGCTCCATGGGCAGGGAGGACCCCTGGTGGGGCAAGGCGGTTACTGTGGCGGTGGAGGACGGGGCCGTGGTGGTATCCCAGTGGCCATCCGCATAG
- the mrdA gene encoding penicillin-binding protein 2: MIKGFERFYMDRRLRHLQVLMVALLALLIGGLFHFQVLKGDQYVELASRNRLRVMRISPPRGIIRDANGVPLAVNVRTFDLKAYPMDLARDDNLKRVADLLSRKGIPVDQDSLAEEVEEQYVAPYRAVSLARNLTLAQVVDLMGEDQFRGLLFPMPVWRRVYPSGELAAHVVGYVGEITRDELEDLADPRYRGGDMIGKIGIEAVYEEELRGEVGEEAVEVDSRGRKLRDVSHREPKRGKDITLTLDLSAQRLASELMAGQRGAVVAMDVRDGSVKVLFSSPSFDPNPISWGISSKEWGALMGDRQRPMMNRAVSGTYPPASTFKVVTAIAALEEGVVTQSTTVYCPGSFTLGNRTFNCWKKTGHGTEDLTRALRDSCDVYFYQVGVWLGIDRLLKWSSILGVGERTGVDLTGEVQGNIAGPKWKSARFKEPWYKGDTVNYSIGQGFLLMTPIQVLRIYAAIANGGYLVTPHLNAAAPHLERDLRIPKFGLRAMQRGLEEVVNSGTGKRAAAYGVTVAGKTGTAQNPHGDDHAWFVGYAPRENPRYVAVAIVEAGGHGSSAAAPIVGQVLAYLVKNDNSLLRRVSP; this comes from the coding sequence ATGATTAAGGGCTTCGAGCGGTTCTACATGGATAGGCGCCTTCGGCACCTGCAGGTCCTCATGGTGGCCCTCCTGGCCCTGCTGATAGGGGGGCTTTTTCACTTCCAGGTGCTGAAGGGTGACCAGTACGTGGAGCTGGCCTCCCGGAACCGGCTCCGGGTGATGCGCATATCCCCCCCAAGGGGGATAATAAGGGACGCCAACGGGGTCCCCCTGGCGGTGAACGTGAGGACCTTCGACCTGAAGGCCTACCCCATGGACCTGGCCAGGGACGACAACCTTAAGCGGGTGGCGGACCTCCTGTCCCGGAAGGGGATACCGGTGGACCAGGACTCCCTGGCGGAGGAGGTTGAGGAGCAGTACGTGGCCCCCTACCGGGCGGTCAGCCTGGCCAGGAACCTGACGCTGGCCCAGGTGGTGGACCTGATGGGGGAGGACCAGTTCCGGGGTCTCCTCTTCCCCATGCCGGTCTGGCGGAGGGTCTACCCCTCCGGCGAGCTGGCGGCCCACGTGGTGGGCTACGTGGGGGAGATAACCCGGGATGAGCTGGAGGACCTGGCGGACCCCCGTTACCGTGGGGGGGACATGATAGGCAAGATCGGCATCGAGGCGGTCTACGAGGAGGAGCTCCGGGGTGAAGTCGGGGAGGAGGCGGTGGAGGTGGACTCCCGGGGGCGCAAGCTGCGGGACGTCTCCCACCGGGAGCCCAAGCGGGGCAAGGACATCACCCTGACCCTGGACCTGTCCGCCCAGAGGCTGGCTTCGGAGCTGATGGCGGGCCAGCGGGGGGCGGTGGTGGCCATGGACGTGAGGGACGGATCGGTGAAGGTGCTGTTCTCCTCCCCCAGCTTCGATCCCAACCCCATATCCTGGGGCATATCCTCCAAGGAGTGGGGGGCCCTCATGGGGGACCGGCAACGGCCCATGATGAACCGGGCGGTGAGCGGCACCTATCCCCCCGCCTCCACGTTCAAGGTGGTTACTGCCATAGCGGCCCTGGAGGAGGGGGTGGTGACCCAGTCCACCACGGTCTACTGCCCCGGCAGCTTCACCCTGGGCAACAGGACCTTCAACTGCTGGAAGAAGACCGGCCATGGGACCGAGGACCTCACCAGGGCCCTTCGGGACTCCTGCGACGTATACTTCTACCAGGTGGGGGTATGGCTTGGCATAGACCGGCTCCTCAAGTGGAGCTCCATCCTGGGGGTGGGGGAGAGGACCGGGGTGGACCTGACCGGGGAGGTCCAGGGGAACATCGCGGGTCCCAAGTGGAAGAGTGCCCGGTTCAAGGAGCCCTGGTACAAGGGGGATACGGTAAACTACTCCATAGGCCAGGGGTTCTTGCTCATGACCCCCATCCAGGTGTTGAGGATATACGCCGCCATCGCCAACGGGGGCTACCTGGTCACGCCGCACCTGAACGCCGCCGCCCCCCACCTGGAGAGGGACCTCCGGATCCCTAAGTTCGGCCTTAGGGCCATGCAGAGGGGGCTGGAGGAGGTGGTGAACAGCGGGACCGGCAAGAGGGCGGCGGCCTACGGGGTCACCGTGGCTGGCAAGACCGGCACCGCCCAGAACCCCCACGGGGACGATCACGCCTGGTTCGTGGGCTACGCCCCCCGGGAGAACCCCCGGTACGTGGCGGTGGCCATAGTGGAGGCCGGGGGGCACGGGTCCTCCGCCGCGGCCCCGATAGTGGGGCAGGTGTTGGCATACCTGGTTAAGAACGATAACTCCCTGCTTAGGAGGGTATCTCCATGA
- a CDS encoding rod shape-determining protein MreC, whose protein sequence is MKRFEPLWIHGLMATLVGLSLTLLSLNLPLSKALGDPWCQLLSWPERPALQGRLLFQAFTGWLIERKSMQERLRELEAENLAMRRTLSLSSVELPQRGGGLLPALVTLRYPEAWWSEVRLDKGSADGVSPGDPVLSSGYLVGIVSSVKRDHCWVRLLTAEDSMVAVVVDQTRDLGVLTGDGMGRIFLNYLPPDREVNRDMTISTALMGGNVPPGVPVGRILSKDRESGGFVVYNVALMAHLTQLYWVDIMISGDGR, encoded by the coding sequence ATGAAGAGGTTTGAGCCCCTCTGGATCCACGGACTCATGGCCACACTGGTGGGCCTGTCGCTCACCTTGCTGAGCCTCAACCTTCCCCTTTCCAAGGCCCTGGGGGACCCCTGGTGCCAGCTACTCAGCTGGCCCGAGCGGCCCGCCCTCCAGGGCCGGTTGCTGTTTCAGGCCTTCACCGGGTGGCTCATAGAGAGGAAGAGCATGCAGGAGCGGCTCCGGGAGCTGGAGGCGGAGAACCTGGCCATGAGGAGGACCTTGAGCCTGTCGTCGGTGGAGCTTCCCCAGAGGGGGGGTGGTCTCCTCCCCGCCCTGGTGACGTTGAGGTACCCGGAGGCCTGGTGGTCCGAGGTTAGGCTGGACAAGGGGTCCGCGGACGGGGTGTCCCCCGGGGATCCGGTGCTTTCCAGCGGATACCTGGTGGGGATCGTGTCCTCGGTCAAGAGGGACCACTGCTGGGTTCGGCTGCTGACCGCCGAGGACTCCATGGTGGCGGTGGTGGTGGACCAGACCCGGGACCTGGGGGTGCTCACCGGGGACGGGATGGGCAGGATCTTCCTCAACTACCTGCCCCCTGACAGGGAGGTGAACCGGGACATGACGATCTCCACTGCCCTCATGGGGGGCAACGTGCCCCCCGGCGTGCCGGTGGGTCGCATACTCTCCAAGGACAGGGAGTCCGGGGGGTTCGTGGTCTACAACGTGGCGCTGATGGCCCACCTGACCCAGCTCTACTGGGTGGACATAATGATATCCGGTGACGGACGATGA